Proteins found in one Actinokineospora alba genomic segment:
- a CDS encoding serine/threonine-protein kinase, translating into MRPGDLLDGRYRLGRLVGTGGMADVHEATDVRLGREVAVKLFRRRAEGETAARLDSEARLLGGLSHPGLLRVFDVAPDNDRPYLVMQLVRGRTLRREIDGGPLDPQRAARLGARLADTLAYVHSQGIMHRDVKPSNVLLSETVGCYLADFGIARAEGDERVTLSGHCVGTAAYLAPEQVQGEPCGPPADIYALGLMLIECLTGKPEYDGTDIEAAVARLRRDPRIPDGLPDPWPETLAAMTARDPADRPDAADCAQRLAAAALTGGRPLPPARPSTPPVSRQATAELPPLARPRTRATAVRVAAASAAVLLGGAAVAMSTQEPGRTAVSPPPATTQVRDPKPVPVVAVPPPPTTKAEPAPAEPAAEPPDKSSKSGKGKKKGKSDR; encoded by the coding sequence ATGCGACCGGGCGACTTGCTCGACGGGCGCTACCGACTCGGCCGGCTGGTCGGCACGGGCGGTATGGCCGATGTACACGAGGCCACCGATGTCCGCCTCGGCCGCGAGGTCGCCGTGAAGCTGTTCCGGCGCCGCGCCGAGGGCGAAACCGCCGCACGACTGGACTCCGAGGCCCGGCTGCTCGGTGGCCTGTCCCACCCGGGCCTGCTGCGCGTCTTCGACGTCGCGCCCGACAACGACCGCCCGTACCTGGTCATGCAACTGGTGCGCGGGCGCACGCTGCGCCGGGAGATCGACGGTGGTCCGCTGGACCCGCAACGAGCGGCCCGGCTTGGCGCGCGGCTCGCCGACACCCTCGCCTACGTGCACTCCCAGGGCATCATGCACCGCGATGTGAAGCCATCCAACGTGCTGCTCTCCGAGACGGTGGGCTGCTACCTCGCCGATTTCGGCATCGCCCGCGCCGAAGGTGACGAGCGGGTCACGCTGAGCGGACACTGCGTGGGAACAGCCGCTTACCTTGCGCCCGAACAAGTCCAGGGCGAGCCGTGCGGCCCGCCCGCCGACATCTACGCGCTCGGCCTGATGCTGATCGAGTGCCTGACCGGCAAGCCGGAGTACGACGGCACCGACATCGAGGCGGCCGTCGCCCGACTGCGCCGCGACCCCAGGATTCCCGACGGCCTGCCCGATCCGTGGCCGGAGACGCTGGCGGCCATGACCGCCCGCGACCCGGCTGACCGGCCGGACGCCGCGGACTGCGCCCAGCGGCTCGCCGCGGCGGCGCTGACGGGCGGGCGCCCGCTGCCCCCGGCGCGCCCGTCCACCCCGCCGGTGTCGCGGCAGGCGACCGCCGAACTCCCCCCGCTCGCCCGGCCCAGGACGCGGGCGACGGCAGTGCGCGTGGCCGCCGCGAGTGCCGCGGTCCTGCTTGGCGGGGCCGCGGTCGCGATGTCCACTCAGGAGCCGGGGCGGACCGCCGTCAGCCCGCCGCCCGCGACCACGCAGGTGCGGGATCCGAAGCCGGTGCCGGTCGTGGCGGTGCCGCCGCCCCCGACGACGAAGGCCGAGCCCGCGCCGGCGGAGCCGGCGGCGGAACCGCCCGACAAGTCGTCGAAGTCCGGCAAGGGCAAGAAGAAAGGCAAGTCGGACCGCTGA
- a CDS encoding Lrp/AsnC family transcriptional regulator — MGQPSDLDAVDVAILRELQKDARLQNKELAAIVGVAPSTALERVRSLRRRGVFTGFHATVNLAALGRPVSALLSVRVRPHRQQIVAAFKTFVLEQPETVSLLHVAGPDDYLIQVAVPDTTHLQQLLINRLLSRPEVVSVNTMLVFEAVGQPVQGPIGS, encoded by the coding sequence ATGGGCCAACCGAGTGACCTGGACGCGGTCGATGTGGCGATCTTGCGCGAGCTGCAAAAGGACGCCCGGCTGCAGAACAAGGAACTCGCCGCGATCGTCGGGGTCGCCCCCTCCACCGCGCTGGAGCGGGTGCGGTCGCTGCGCAGACGTGGGGTGTTCACCGGATTTCACGCGACGGTGAACCTGGCCGCGCTGGGGAGGCCGGTCAGCGCGCTGCTGTCGGTGCGGGTCCGCCCGCACCGGCAGCAGATCGTGGCCGCGTTCAAGACGTTCGTCCTGGAGCAGCCCGAGACCGTGTCGCTGCTGCACGTCGCCGGGCCGGACGACTATCTGATCCAGGTCGCCGTGCCGGACACCACCCATCTGCAGCAGCTGCTGATCAATCGCCTGCTCAGCAGGCCCGAGGTGGTGTCGGTGAACACCATGCTCGTGTTCGAAGCGGTGGGCCAACCGGTGCAAGGGCCGATCGGGTCATAG
- a CDS encoding cupin domain-containing protein: MTTVPGGRAGRSTDRPALRRCVATDPDHFASAHWGRSPLLSPAAELPKGFDDLLTLAGVDDLLSRRGLRAPFLRVAKNGAVVGSNQFTRGGGVGAEIADQVADDQVTRLFADGHTLVLQGLHRLWPPLIDFAGQLGVDLGHPVQVNAYITPASSRGFAAHYDVHDVFVLQLDGTKRWHIHEPVHRDPLRDQPWDRRADAVAARAGQPPLIDTVLSPGDALYLPRGYLHSATALGGVSAHLTVGIHVLTRYALAEALLALAGDDVELRSSLPLGIDAADPAQLAPHLAQTVAALADVLAKADPADVARRVRGRVWQGNRPAPISPLAQVAAAQSVAEGMRVRVRPGLRYRLETEGDRVRVELPDDQLSLPVSTAPALAGLLGGEPCVVGEIPGLPVADQIVLVRRLLREGMLVAMGDPV, translated from the coding sequence GTGACCACTGTCCCCGGCGGGCGGGCCGGGCGGTCCACTGACCGCCCGGCCCTACGCCGCTGCGTGGCGACCGATCCCGACCACTTCGCCTCGGCCCACTGGGGCCGGTCCCCGCTGCTCAGTCCCGCGGCCGAGCTGCCGAAGGGATTCGACGACCTGCTGACCCTGGCCGGTGTCGACGACCTGCTGTCCCGACGCGGCCTGCGCGCACCCTTCCTGCGGGTCGCCAAGAACGGCGCCGTCGTCGGCTCGAACCAGTTCACCCGCGGCGGCGGGGTGGGCGCGGAGATCGCCGACCAGGTCGCCGACGACCAGGTGACCCGGCTCTTCGCCGACGGTCACACCCTGGTCCTGCAAGGCCTGCACCGGCTCTGGCCGCCGCTGATCGACTTCGCCGGGCAGCTCGGTGTCGACCTCGGTCATCCCGTGCAGGTCAACGCCTACATCACGCCCGCATCGTCGCGCGGATTCGCCGCCCACTACGACGTGCACGACGTGTTCGTCCTGCAACTCGACGGCACCAAGCGCTGGCACATCCACGAACCCGTCCACCGCGACCCGCTGCGCGACCAGCCATGGGACCGCCGCGCCGACGCGGTCGCGGCGCGGGCCGGGCAGCCGCCGCTGATCGACACGGTGCTCTCCCCCGGCGACGCCCTCTACCTCCCGCGCGGTTACCTGCACTCGGCGACCGCGCTCGGCGGGGTCTCCGCCCACCTGACCGTCGGCATCCACGTCCTGACCAGGTACGCGCTGGCCGAGGCCCTGCTCGCCCTCGCGGGCGACGACGTCGAACTCCGGTCGTCCCTGCCGCTCGGCATCGACGCCGCGGACCCCGCCCAACTCGCTCCCCACCTCGCCCAGACCGTCGCCGCCTTGGCCGATGTGCTCGCCAAGGCGGACCCGGCCGACGTGGCAAGGCGGGTGCGCGGCCGGGTGTGGCAGGGCAACCGGCCCGCCCCGATCAGCCCGCTGGCCCAGGTCGCCGCCGCTCAGTCGGTCGCCGAGGGCATGCGGGTGCGCGTCCGCCCGGGCCTGCGGTACCGGCTCGAGACCGAGGGCGACCGGGTGCGGGTCGAACTACCCGATGATCAGCTTTCGCTGCCGGTCTCCACGGCCCCCGCGCTGGCCGGGTTGCTCGGCGGAGAGCCTTGTGTGGTGGGGGAAATCCCCGGATTGCCCGTGGCCGACCAGATCGTCCTGGTGCGCAGGTTGCTCCGGGAGGGAATGCTGGTCGCCATGGGTGATCCAGTGTGA
- a CDS encoding MBL fold metallo-hydrolase — protein sequence MRRLLLGLSGLAAAAWAVRDVPVAMGAKARGDRADRVSRSPQFRDGRFHNRARTVQFDQEAGGGLVRELLFGKQQRTPVGEIPVVTPEPPTDDGLFLTWYGHATTLVEIDGARVLFDPVWSERVSPSQLVGPRRLHPMPQPLSEVPDVDAIVISHDHYDHLDLPTVRELVRTQTAPFVVPLGVGAHLERWKVPADRIIELDWEESAEVAGVRLIATAAQHFSGRGFTRDETLWTSWVIAGPTRKVFYTGDSGYFDGYREIGEAHGPFDATLIQVGAYADGWPDIHMTPEHGVAAHVDLQGGLMIPVHWATFKLALHAWTEPADRVWAEAKARDVALAIPRPGERVDVDAPPTVDPWWQTLA from the coding sequence ATGAGACGCCTTCTTCTCGGCCTGAGCGGGTTGGCCGCCGCGGCTTGGGCCGTGCGCGACGTGCCCGTCGCCATGGGTGCCAAGGCCCGAGGCGACCGCGCCGACCGCGTGAGCCGCTCGCCCCAGTTCCGCGACGGCCGGTTCCACAACCGCGCGCGCACGGTCCAGTTCGACCAGGAAGCGGGCGGCGGACTCGTCCGCGAGCTGCTCTTCGGCAAGCAGCAGCGGACCCCGGTGGGCGAGATCCCCGTGGTCACGCCCGAGCCGCCGACCGACGACGGGCTGTTCCTCACCTGGTACGGCCACGCCACCACGCTCGTCGAGATCGACGGCGCGCGGGTGCTGTTCGATCCGGTGTGGAGCGAGCGCGTCTCGCCGTCGCAGCTGGTCGGTCCGCGCAGGCTGCACCCGATGCCGCAGCCGCTCTCCGAGGTGCCCGACGTCGACGCCATCGTGATCTCGCACGACCACTACGACCACCTCGACCTGCCGACCGTGCGGGAACTCGTCCGCACCCAGACCGCGCCGTTCGTGGTGCCGCTGGGTGTCGGCGCCCACCTGGAGCGGTGGAAGGTGCCCGCCGACCGGATCATCGAGCTCGACTGGGAGGAGAGCGCCGAGGTCGCGGGTGTGCGGCTCATCGCGACCGCCGCCCAGCACTTCTCCGGGCGGGGCTTCACCCGCGACGAGACACTGTGGACGTCCTGGGTCATCGCCGGGCCGACGCGGAAAGTCTTCTACACCGGCGATTCCGGCTACTTCGACGGCTACCGCGAGATCGGCGAGGCGCACGGTCCGTTCGACGCGACGCTCATCCAGGTGGGTGCCTACGCCGACGGCTGGCCCGACATCCACATGACCCCGGAACACGGCGTCGCCGCCCACGTCGACCTCCAAGGCGGGCTGATGATCCCGGTGCACTGGGCGACGTTCAAGCTCGCGCTGCACGCCTGGACCGAGCCCGCGGACCGCGTGTGGGCCGAGGCGAAGGCCCGTGACGTGGCGTTGGCGATCCCGCGCCCGGGTGAGCGGGTCGACGTCGACGCCCCGCCGACCGTCGACCCGTGGTGGCAGACCCTGGCTTAG
- a CDS encoding sucrase ferredoxin, whose amino-acid sequence MTRERCSDGCLRRGDLIGASAPPVHHWVLIEQPGPWGPDALWESALTPKVARSVTEQAAEIGARVLLIRRPGRSGPGPRQWALVDARRERLWWNEFDDHDELLDLGLADPRGEPSEEPVYLVCTHGRHDTCCAVRGRPVAAALAATRPGRAWECSHVGGDRYAANLLVLPHGFYFGQVEARAAAGIADEFEAGRLDLPRLRGRSTFPPAAQAAQQFVRERTGVRDLDSYTPVSVERVAHEEWDVELADGWLVRVRAVFERSDTPLTCRARVPAAIRHFEPVSVRRR is encoded by the coding sequence GTGACGCGGGAGCGGTGCTCGGACGGCTGCCTGCGCCGCGGCGACCTGATCGGCGCGAGCGCGCCGCCGGTCCACCACTGGGTGCTGATCGAACAACCCGGGCCGTGGGGTCCGGACGCGCTGTGGGAGTCGGCGCTGACGCCGAAGGTCGCCAGATCCGTGACGGAACAGGCCGCCGAGATCGGGGCGCGGGTGCTGCTGATCCGCCGCCCGGGCAGATCGGGTCCGGGCCCGCGTCAGTGGGCGTTGGTCGACGCGCGGCGGGAACGGTTGTGGTGGAACGAGTTCGACGACCACGACGAACTGCTCGACCTCGGTCTCGCCGACCCGCGCGGGGAACCGTCGGAGGAACCGGTCTACCTCGTGTGCACCCACGGCAGGCACGACACGTGCTGCGCGGTCCGGGGAAGGCCGGTGGCGGCGGCGCTCGCGGCGACCAGGCCCGGCCGAGCCTGGGAGTGCTCACATGTCGGCGGCGACCGATACGCCGCGAACCTGTTGGTGCTGCCGCACGGCTTCTACTTCGGGCAGGTCGAAGCCCGCGCGGCGGCGGGGATCGCCGACGAGTTCGAGGCCGGAAGGCTTGACCTGCCACGGTTGCGTGGACGGTCGACGTTTCCGCCCGCGGCGCAGGCGGCGCAGCAGTTCGTGCGGGAGCGCACTGGTGTGCGCGACCTCGATTCGTACACCCCGGTGTCGGTCGAGCGGGTCGCGCACGAGGAGTGGGACGTCGAACTGGCGGACGGCTGGCTCGTCCGGGTGCGCGCGGTCTTCGAACGCAGCGACACCCCGCTGACCTGCCGGGCCAGGGTCCCCGCGGCGATCCGGCATTTCGAACCGGTCAGTGTGCGTAGGCGCTGA
- a CDS encoding IniB N-terminal domain-containing protein, whose protein sequence is MSVTPEPATAPAEASASGSATATATTSTQVEPQEQTLHEFVLTLLTDESARADFAQDPAAALAGAGLGDVTAQDVQDVIPLVVDTPGLGGLDLPTCDSAIEQLTAVADVAGSRSETDGHCETDGSLTSGLTGLADLGGLAGTGDVAGSLDGITGSLVAGTDNALLSAVFDGGLTEGVGAGSLDTVVGGGAGELAYGLDGLTGAVSAGSAQFAGEGVVDATLDGVTGSLGLDTDFFSTANVVTATTDGVESAFGGTSALGAVTGSSNLGLDGGAGILNIETDQFALGGLVEGSTQGVETAAAFDSAVAAVSGGSSVGVDGASGAFGVETDQAAVSGGITGSTGGVETVFGGDVAGLGNLGGGLTASTDGVGVAFGSESALGANGGALTLGTDGAAGGVDLGVGSADLALAASGELAGTVSVGGQELSLPELSAPSLGGLPALDGLPVGIPSLDGLPVEVPSLDSLPLEVPSLDALPGLPSLDGLPVDVPSLDSLPLEVPSLDALPALPAVPALPALEVPSLGDLPSAGLPELGTDPSDLLDSDLLRGDDTAGTTVANYVSAGGSLVAGAVASGSANLGGILTTTGADVADQIESGSATVADQIANLPAVPVSIPADLPTDLPVDLPTDLPTELPVDLPTDLPVSLPGLPDLPVANPLPDLGAALPDVGGLVNDSPLGAVTGDAGLPDVGGLVNDLNLGL, encoded by the coding sequence TTGAGCGTCACCCCTGAGCCCGCCACCGCCCCCGCCGAGGCGTCCGCCTCCGGCAGCGCGACCGCCACCGCCACGACCAGCACGCAGGTCGAGCCGCAGGAGCAGACCCTGCACGAGTTCGTGCTGACCCTGCTCACCGACGAGTCCGCGCGCGCCGACTTCGCGCAGGACCCGGCCGCGGCCCTCGCGGGCGCCGGCCTCGGTGACGTCACCGCCCAGGACGTCCAGGACGTCATCCCGCTGGTCGTCGACACCCCGGGCCTCGGTGGCCTGGACCTGCCGACCTGCGACAGCGCGATCGAGCAGCTCACCGCCGTCGCCGACGTCGCGGGCAGCAGGTCCGAGACCGATGGCCACTGCGAGACCGATGGCTCGCTGACCAGCGGCCTGACCGGGCTCGCCGACCTCGGCGGCCTCGCGGGCACCGGCGACGTCGCCGGCTCCCTTGACGGCATCACCGGCTCCCTCGTCGCGGGGACCGACAACGCCCTGCTGTCCGCGGTCTTCGACGGCGGCCTGACCGAGGGTGTCGGCGCGGGCTCGCTCGACACCGTCGTCGGCGGCGGCGCCGGCGAGCTGGCCTACGGCCTCGACGGCCTCACGGGCGCCGTGTCCGCCGGTTCGGCGCAGTTCGCGGGCGAGGGCGTGGTCGACGCGACCCTGGACGGCGTGACCGGCAGCCTGGGCCTCGACACCGACTTCTTCAGCACCGCCAACGTCGTCACCGCGACGACCGATGGCGTCGAGTCCGCGTTCGGCGGCACCTCGGCCCTGGGCGCCGTGACCGGCAGCTCGAACCTCGGCCTCGACGGCGGCGCGGGCATCCTCAACATCGAGACCGACCAGTTCGCGCTGGGCGGCCTCGTCGAGGGCTCGACCCAGGGCGTGGAGACCGCCGCGGCGTTCGACTCGGCCGTGGCCGCCGTCTCCGGTGGCTCGTCGGTCGGTGTCGACGGTGCCAGCGGTGCCTTCGGCGTCGAGACCGACCAGGCCGCGGTGTCCGGTGGCATCACCGGCTCCACCGGCGGCGTCGAGACGGTCTTCGGCGGCGACGTCGCGGGCCTCGGCAACCTCGGTGGCGGCCTGACCGCGAGCACCGACGGTGTCGGCGTCGCGTTCGGCAGCGAGTCGGCCCTCGGCGCCAACGGTGGCGCCCTGACCCTGGGCACCGACGGCGCCGCGGGCGGAGTCGACCTGGGTGTCGGTTCCGCCGACCTGGCGCTGGCCGCCTCGGGCGAGCTCGCGGGCACCGTGTCGGTCGGCGGCCAGGAGCTGTCCCTGCCGGAGCTGTCGGCTCCGTCGCTGGGTGGCCTCCCGGCGCTCGACGGCCTCCCCGTCGGCATCCCGTCGCTGGACGGCCTGCCGGTCGAGGTCCCCTCGCTGGACAGCCTGCCCCTCGAGGTCCCGTCGCTCGACGCCCTCCCGGGTCTCCCGTCGCTCGACGGCCTGCCCGTCGACGTCCCCTCGCTGGACAGCCTGCCCCTCGAGGTCCCGTCCCTCGACGCCCTCCCGGCCCTCCCGGCGGTCCCCGCCCTCCCGGCCCTTGAGGTCCCGTCGCTGGGCGACCTGCCCTCGGCCGGTCTGCCCGAGCTGGGCACCGACCCGTCGGACCTGCTCGACTCGGACCTGCTGCGCGGCGACGACACCGCGGGCACGACCGTGGCGAACTACGTCTCCGCGGGCGGCAGCCTGGTCGCGGGCGCGGTCGCGTCCGGTTCGGCCAACCTCGGTGGCATCCTGACCACCACGGGCGCCGACGTCGCCGACCAGATCGAGTCCGGCTCGGCGACCGTCGCCGACCAGATCGCCAACCTGCCCGCGGTGCCGGTCTCCATCCCGGCGGACCTGCCGACCGACCTCCCGGTCGACCTGCCGACGGACCTGCCGACCGAGCTCCCGGTCGACCTGCCGACGGACCTGCCGGTCAGCCTGCCGGGTCTGCCGGACCTGCCGGTCGCCAACCCGCTGCCCGACCTCGGCGCGGCGCTGCCGGACGTGGGTGGCCTGGTCAACGACAGCCCGCTGGGCGCCGTGACCGGCGACGCCGGCCTGCCTGACGTGGGCGGACTCGTCAACGACCTCAACCTCGGTCTCTAA
- a CDS encoding SRPBCC family protein, whose amino-acid sequence MAPRQVSDTRIVDAPAAEIFDLLVDPANHPLIDGSGTVLAARGTGPRRLKLGEKFGMDMKMGRRYKILNTVVEFEENRLIAWRHFYGHRWRWQLRDLGDGRTEVTETFDWSTTRLGLLLELVKFPGKNLKAIRATLDRLQQRFAG is encoded by the coding sequence ATGGCACCACGTCAGGTCTCCGACACCCGCATCGTCGACGCGCCCGCCGCCGAGATCTTCGACCTGTTGGTGGATCCCGCGAACCACCCGCTGATCGACGGGTCCGGCACCGTCTTGGCGGCGCGCGGCACCGGGCCGCGCAGGCTCAAGCTGGGCGAGAAGTTCGGCATGGACATGAAGATGGGTCGGCGGTACAAGATCCTCAACACGGTCGTCGAGTTCGAGGAGAACCGGCTGATCGCGTGGCGGCACTTCTACGGCCACCGGTGGCGCTGGCAGCTGCGCGACCTCGGCGACGGTCGCACCGAGGTCACCGAGACCTTCGACTGGTCCACCACCCGCCTGGGCCTGCTGCTGGAACTGGTCAAGTTCCCCGGCAAGAACCTCAAGGCCATCCGGGCCACGCTCGACCGGCTCCAGCAGCGCTTCGCGGGCTGA
- a CDS encoding histidine phosphatase family protein, giving the protein MSTPSYRQLRFVAPAGSTEFLLIRHGESAAADPDRRFDLVGGQGDPPLAPEGEHQAERVAARLSSLGIDAIYVTTLQRTAMTAAPLARAVDLTPQVEADLREVFLGEWEGGLFRQKVAQNDPIAVRMREEQRWDAIPGGEPNEAFAKRVRGAIERLAARHPDQRVAVFTHGGVIGQAIALASGSAPFAFLGSDNGSISQLVVDGPVWHVRRFNDTAHLDHGRTVGLT; this is encoded by the coding sequence GTGTCCACACCCTCGTACCGCCAGCTCCGCTTCGTCGCCCCCGCCGGTTCCACCGAGTTCCTCCTGATCCGGCACGGCGAGTCCGCCGCCGCCGACCCGGACCGCAGGTTCGACCTGGTCGGCGGCCAGGGCGACCCGCCGCTCGCGCCCGAGGGTGAGCACCAGGCCGAGCGGGTCGCCGCCCGGCTGTCGAGCCTCGGGATCGACGCGATCTACGTGACCACTCTCCAGCGCACCGCCATGACCGCCGCCCCGCTGGCCCGCGCGGTGGACCTGACGCCGCAGGTGGAGGCCGACCTTCGTGAGGTGTTCCTCGGCGAGTGGGAGGGCGGGCTCTTCCGGCAGAAGGTGGCCCAGAACGACCCGATCGCGGTGCGCATGCGTGAGGAGCAGCGGTGGGACGCGATCCCCGGCGGCGAGCCGAATGAGGCGTTCGCGAAGCGGGTCCGCGGCGCCATCGAGCGGCTGGCCGCGCGCCATCCCGACCAGCGGGTCGCGGTGTTCACCCACGGCGGCGTGATCGGCCAGGCGATCGCCCTGGCCAGCGGATCCGCGCCGTTCGCGTTCCTCGGGTCGGACAACGGGTCGATCTCCCAGCTCGTGGTCGACGGCCCGGTCTGGCATGTCCGCCGATTCAATGACACAGCTCACTTGGACCACGGCAGGACCGTCGGGCTGACCTAG
- a CDS encoding dynamin family protein, translated as MMAPPWLATLDDTIRACAAHDRSDLAERLLLRRARLLEPGRRVVMFGRAGQGKSQLVNALINAPVCAVGDDVTTVVPAVVRHAETPTASVVTGSVRPALGGSIERSGAPVESVSARANKLAKVRDDVLRSEIGLPRTLLSAGLVLVDSPAVGDARCPRTIRAMGALAEADAAVLVTDATGELTALELDVLSQIVRLCPTVVVVLTKIDIVPDWRDVAEADRRALEEAGLPSTVIPVSSALRLAAVRADDRGLNAESGFGDLITHFQKSILADPGAVVAKAAAATSKLALDQLIAPLRQEFEAATPTTDAAALADWHAAGRRVEELQREASRWQTQLSDDVADLMSDVEYDLRDRTRKILREVDDYFEVADPAKVWDEFEEWMTENLTALAEVNSDWLLERFEWIANRIAREVVPDADRLPASVLRALTGEHTEGLRKPHIEKFTPVQKLFVGLRGSYSGLLMSGLATTLAGLPLINPISIGAGAAFGARSVFEERGARLKRRQAIAKTTAQRHVDDFFLSYGKETKDSMRVIHRALRDRFAEVAQRLREEATASAREIKRDLEATAARRSGRAAEVRRGLESLTALSGRIDAAQSLPAPRGLTA; from the coding sequence GTGATGGCACCGCCCTGGCTCGCAACCCTGGACGACACCATCCGTGCCTGCGCGGCGCACGACCGCTCGGATCTCGCCGAGAGACTGCTGCTGCGCCGGGCCCGGCTGCTGGAACCGGGTAGACGCGTGGTCATGTTCGGCCGCGCGGGCCAAGGCAAAAGCCAGCTGGTCAACGCCCTGATCAACGCCCCGGTGTGCGCGGTCGGCGACGACGTCACCACCGTGGTCCCCGCCGTGGTGCGCCATGCCGAGACCCCGACCGCCTCGGTCGTGACCGGATCGGTCCGACCCGCGCTCGGCGGCTCCATCGAACGCTCCGGCGCCCCCGTCGAATCGGTGAGCGCCCGGGCCAACAAGCTCGCGAAGGTCCGCGACGACGTCCTTCGCTCCGAGATCGGCCTGCCCCGCACGCTGCTCAGCGCGGGCCTGGTCCTGGTCGACTCCCCCGCCGTCGGCGACGCGCGGTGCCCCCGGACCATCCGGGCGATGGGCGCGCTGGCCGAAGCCGACGCCGCTGTGCTGGTCACCGACGCCACCGGCGAGCTGACCGCGCTGGAACTGGACGTGCTGAGCCAGATCGTGCGGCTGTGCCCGACCGTCGTGGTCGTCCTCACCAAGATCGACATCGTGCCGGACTGGCGGGACGTCGCCGAGGCCGACCGGCGCGCCCTGGAAGAGGCCGGACTGCCCTCGACGGTGATCCCCGTGTCCTCGGCGCTGCGATTGGCCGCCGTGCGGGCCGATGACCGCGGGCTCAACGCCGAGTCCGGCTTCGGCGACCTGATCACGCACTTCCAGAAGTCGATCCTGGCCGACCCGGGCGCCGTGGTCGCCAAGGCGGCCGCCGCGACGAGCAAGCTGGCGCTCGACCAGCTGATCGCGCCGCTGCGTCAGGAATTCGAGGCCGCCACCCCGACCACCGACGCCGCGGCGCTCGCCGACTGGCACGCCGCGGGCCGCCGGGTCGAGGAACTGCAGCGGGAGGCGAGCCGCTGGCAGACCCAGCTCAGCGACGACGTCGCCGACCTGATGTCGGACGTGGAGTACGACCTGCGCGACCGCACCCGCAAGATCCTGCGCGAGGTCGACGACTACTTCGAGGTCGCCGACCCGGCGAAGGTGTGGGACGAGTTCGAGGAGTGGATGACCGAGAACCTCACCGCGCTGGCCGAGGTCAACTCCGACTGGCTGCTGGAGCGGTTCGAGTGGATCGCCAACCGGATCGCCCGCGAAGTCGTCCCCGACGCCGACCGGCTGCCCGCGTCGGTGCTGCGCGCGCTCACCGGCGAGCACACCGAGGGACTCCGCAAGCCGCACATCGAGAAGTTCACGCCGGTGCAGAAGCTGTTCGTCGGCCTGCGCGGGTCTTACAGCGGCCTGCTCATGTCCGGTCTCGCGACCACGCTCGCCGGTCTGCCGCTGATCAACCCGATCTCGATCGGCGCCGGCGCGGCCTTCGGCGCACGCAGCGTGTTCGAGGAGCGCGGCGCCCGGCTCAAGCGCAGGCAGGCGATCGCGAAGACCACCGCGCAGCGCCATGTCGACGACTTCTTCCTGTCCTACGGCAAGGAGACGAAGGACTCGATGCGGGTGATCCACCGCGCGCTGCGGGACCGGTTCGCCGAGGTCGCCCAGCGGCTGCGGGAGGAGGCCACCGCGTCCGCCCGCGAGATCAAACGCGACCTGGAGGCGACGGCGGCCCGGCGCAGCGGCCGCGCCGCCGAGGTCCGCCGCGGCCTGGAGAGCCTGACGGCGCTGAGCGGCCGGATCGACGCCGCGCAGTCGCTGCCCGCGCCGCGAGGACTGACCGCGTGA
- a CDS encoding GNAT family N-acetyltransferase yields MLTFRRATLADVPVLVPLIESAYRGDSSRTGWTTEADLLDGQRTDPDGVAEVITAPKSALLMAWRDDDLVACCHVAEEDGAGYFGMFAVVPGLQGGGIGRDTLAEAERFARDEWGLGEMRMKVINAREDLIAWYVRRGYTRTGELTPFPYGDERFGVPLRDDLAFELLVKPLA; encoded by the coding sequence GTGCTGACTTTTCGCCGAGCGACCCTCGCTGACGTGCCCGTCCTCGTCCCGCTGATCGAGTCCGCCTACCGCGGCGACTCCAGCCGCACGGGGTGGACGACCGAGGCGGACCTGCTCGACGGCCAGCGCACCGACCCCGACGGCGTCGCCGAGGTGATCACCGCGCCCAAGAGCGCGCTGCTCATGGCGTGGCGCGATGACGACCTGGTGGCGTGCTGCCACGTCGCCGAGGAGGACGGCGCGGGCTATTTCGGCATGTTCGCCGTGGTCCCGGGCCTGCAGGGCGGCGGCATCGGCCGCGACACCCTGGCCGAGGCTGAGCGCTTCGCCCGGGACGAGTGGGGCCTGGGCGAGATGCGGATGAAGGTCATCAACGCCCGCGAGGACCTGATCGCCTGGTACGTCCGGCGCGGGTACACGCGAACCGGCGAGCTGACCCCGTTCCCCTACGGCGACGAGCGGTTCGGGGTCCCGCTGCGCGACGACCTCGCCTTCGAACTCCTGGTCAAGCCACTTGCCTAG